In Eucalyptus grandis isolate ANBG69807.140 chromosome 4, ASM1654582v1, whole genome shotgun sequence, the following proteins share a genomic window:
- the LOC104442397 gene encoding heterogeneous nuclear ribonucleoprotein Q, translating into MGDGTEVDERVDLDEDNYMEEEIDDDIEEQQDEDAGDGADEDNADDDPEEIEDSKEDGVAGEDQSPDTDTSPAVANPVEDEERPAVSLSAEEIEKHAQILALPPHGSEVFIGGLPRDILEEELRDLCEPIGEIHEIRLMKDKGTGESKGYAFVAYRTREMAQKAIEELHSKEFKGKTLRCSLSETKNRLFIGNVPKSWTEDEFRKIIEDVGPGVENIELIKDPQNPGRNRGFAFILYYNNACADYSRQKMASSNFKLDGNTPTVTWADPKSAPDHSAASQVKALYVKNIPDNTTTEQLKEIFQRHGEVTKVVMPPSKSGSSKRDFGFVHYAERSSALKAVKDTEKYEIDGHALEVVLAKPQTEKKTDSLSIGVQASHLQNPGYGGFIANPYGSLNTGYGVSASLQQPVIYGRGPMPSGMHMVPMVLPDGRIGYVLQQPGVQMPPPRPRRVDRNNGTGAQPGRGSGGDEGNRNRRYRPY; encoded by the exons ATGGGAGACGGCACGGAAGTCGATGAGCGGGTTGACCTGGATGAAGATAATTACATGGAAGAAGAAATCGATGATGACATCGAAGAGCAGCAGGACGAGGATGCAGGAGACGGGGCCGATGAAGATAATGCGGATGATGATCCTGAAGAAATCGAGGACTCCAAAGAAGATGGGGTTGCTGGAGAGGACCAATCCCCGGACACGGACACAAGTCCTGCTGTCGCCAATcccgttgaggatgaagaaaggcCGGCTGTGTCCTTGAGTGCTGAGGAGATAGAGAAGCATGCTCAAATTCTTGCCCTTCCTCCTCATGGAAGCGAGGTTTTTATTGGAGGCCTCCCGCGGGATattttggaagaagaattaAGGGATCTATGTGAACCAATTGGAGAAATTCATGAG ATTAGGTTAATGAAGGACAAGGGCACTGGTGAGAGCAAAGGTTATGCTTTTGTAGCTTATCGGACACGGGAAATGGCACAGAAAGCCATTGAGGAATTGCATAGTAAAGAGTTCAAG GGTAAAACATTGAGATGTTCACTGTCAGAAACTAAGAACAGGTTATTCATCGGTAATGTTCCCAAGTCTTGGACAGAAGATGAgtttagaaaaatcatagagGACGTTGGACCGGGGGTTGAAAACATAGAGCTGATAAAG GATCCTCAAAATCCTGGTCGTAATCGTGgatttgctttcattttgtaCTACAATAATGCATGTGCTGACTATTCAAGGCAAAAAATGGCAAGTTCTAATTTCAAGCTGGATGGGAATACCCCTACTGTCACATGGGCTGATCCAAAGAGTGCACCTGATCACTCTGCTGCATCTCAG GTGAAGGCTCTTTATGTGAAGAACATCCCTGATAATACCACTACTGAACAACTTAAGGAAATATTCCAGCGTCATGGAGAAGTGACAAAGGTGGTCATGCCACCTTCGAAATCTGGGAGTAGCAAACGGGATTTTGGCTTTGTTCACTATGCTGAAAGGTCAAGTGCATTAAAGGCTGTCAAAGATACTGAGAAATATGAAATTGACG GACATGCATTGGAGGTTGTCCTTGCCAAGCCTCAGACTGAGAAGAAAACTGATAGCTTGAGTATTGGGGTTCAGGCTAGCCATCTTCAAAATCCTGGCTATGGTGGTTTTATTGCTAATCCGTATGGATCTTTGAACACGGGATATGGTGTTTCTGCCAGTTTACAGCAG CCGGTGATATATGGTAGGGGACCAATGCCTTCGGGGATGCATATGGTGCCAATGGTTCTGCCAGATGGTCGAATAGGCTATGTTTT ACAACAACCTGGTGTACAAATGCCGCCACCTCGGCCTCGGAGAGTTGATCGGAACAATGGGACTGGTGCACAGCCAGGACGAGGGAGTGGTGGGGATGAGGGCAACCGAAACAGAAGATATCGACCCTACTAG
- the LOC120292671 gene encoding uncharacterized protein LOC120292671 translates to MASQVKPALNEREMKQLFLKTLPPEYFQGLVFSGCQTFSQLVDVGEGVEWALIEGKISTGGTKKFQARKDKEAAVEVALVQESFYPKSPTAPAHKPMAVQGSSSRSYDKGKRPFRKEFSPLPRPLSKLLPMLLEKRMVAKEVPRDNPTRFAGFDVTKTCEYHMGERGHDVDNCNVLRYKVQQLLDKNILTFKEARLMCKCKPLPDHAEEWTQSLGDTGYYGGHQDVTPEEKLNCVRRMVAMGVIRCGEEEENVVSMIIPSSFHSSFCNIARISRAKKIMPGILKTPALYEEGMIAMITPIVIELSDEETAGDIEMEIVEPTVIDLIVEEMSAIEVTRGNVMPVTIELPPREEDGVIVLESPPKFDPKAVPWDYQTNEVDAITRSGRCYAPDKGIEKKVVTEEEAKQFLAIVKSSEFNVVDQLRKLLAQISLLELLKSFEKHRDIFLKVLNEISFTNEDLPPDGPNHTKALHISVKHESTLVCRVLIDNGSALNICPLATLHRQGIDLGRIHRQVNWWAFDGMKKEVIGEIELELLIGPVLFQIVFQVLDIPSAFNFLLGRPWIHTAGAVASSLHQKVRFVVDNRLITVHGESDFKIYHETTIPYLEPECTEESSFQTFELVSMVHVPAGSFTKVLELSKPAIAAGKIMLASGYNPGEGLGSHGQGVRKPIEARKNFKRRGLGYVEKWEAITTKEVVEGMEAEVPEEAETGIETRVNVLPILKRTSAIKARFPRCWRRRFQDPQGCCSRKRRISMV, encoded by the exons ATGGCCTCACAGGTGAAGCCAGCTttgaatgagagggagatgaagcAACTATTCCTCAAGACATTACCCCCTGAATACTTCCAAGGATTAGTATTTTCGGGATGCCAAACCTTTTCACAGCTAGTAGATGTGGGTGAAGGAGTGGAGTGGGCACTCATCGAAGGGAAGATATCCACCGGAGGCACGAAGAAGTTCCAGGCGAGAAAAGATAAGGAAGCTGCAGTTGAGGTAGCGCTCGTGCAAGAGTCATTTTACCCTAAGTCGCCCACAGCACCGGCACACAAGCCTATGGCTGTTCAAGGGAGCTCGTCACGATCATATGACAAGGGCAAGAGACCCTTTCGAAAGGAATTTTCCCCACTGCCACGACCGTTGTCAAAGCTGTTGCCCATGCTTCTTGAAAAGAGAATGGTTGCAAAGGAAGTACCTAGAGACAACCCCACGAGGTTCGCCGGGTTTGATGTAACCAAGACTTGCGAGTACCACATGGGAGAAAGGGGGCATGATGTAGATAATTGCAATGTGCTAAGGTACAAAGTCCAACAGTTACTAGACAAAAACATTTTGACGTTCAAGGAAGCTCGGCTAATGTGCAAATGTAAGCCCCTACCGGACCATGCGGAGGAGTGGACTCAATCTTTGGGAGACACAG GATACTATGGAGGTCATCAGGATGTCACCCCGGAAGAGAAACTGAACTGCGTCCGCAGGATGGTAGCCATGGGGGTAATTCGAtgcggagaagaggaagagaatgtcGTATCCATGATAATCCCGTCATCATTCCACTCATCTTTTTGCAACATTGCTCGTATATCTCGAGCAAAGAAGATTATGCCTGGAATTTTGAAGACCCCGGCTTTGTACGAGGAAGGGATGATAGCTATGATAACTCCGATCGTGATTGAACTATCGGATGAGGAGACTGCCGGCGATATCGAGATGGAAATCGTTGAACCCACAGTGATTGACCTTATAGTCGAGGAAATGTCAGCAATTGAAGTCACGAGAGGGAATGTAATGCCAGTCACAATTGAATTGCCACCACGGGAGGAAGATGGAGTAATAGTGTTGGAGAGTCCTCCTAAATTCGATCCTAAAGCTGTACCTTGGGATTATCAAACAAATGAGGTAGACGCTATCACACGATCGGGCCGCTGTTATGCACCCGATaaaggaatagaaaagaagGTCGTGACTGAGGAGGAAGCGAAGCAATTCTTGGCCATAGTAAAATCTAGCGAGTTCAATGTGGTAGATCAACTGCGGAAGTTGCTAGCCCAAATCTCCCTCCTAGAGTTGTTGAAATCCTTCGAGAAGCACAGGGACATCTTCTTGAAGGTCCTCAATGAG ATTTCCTTTACGAATGAGGATCTCCCTCCCGATGGTCCTAATCATACCAAAGCACTACACATCTCGGTGAAGCATGAGAGCACTCTTGTTTGTAGAGTGTTGATCGATAATGGTTCGGCACTTAATATATGCCCGTTGGCTACCCTCCATCGTCAGGGCATTGATCTTGGGAGAATCCATCGGCAAGTCAACTGGTGGGCCTTTGACGGGATGAAGAAGGAAGTGATAGGGGAAATTGAGCTTGAGCTGTTGATTGGCCCCGTACTCTTCCAAATTGTGTTCCAAGTGTTAGATATACCAAgcgcttttaattttttgttaggGAGGCCATGGATCCACACAGCAGGCGCTGTTGCCTCTAGCCTCCATCAGAAGGTACGATTTGTGGTGGATAACAGGCTTATCACGGTCCATGGAGAATCTGACTTCAAGATCTACCACGAGACGACCATCCCATATTTGGAGCCTGAGTGTACCGAGGAATCCAGCTTTCAAACCTTTGAGCTGGTATCCATGGTCCACGTGCCTGCAGGGTCTTTCACAAAGGTTCTTGAATTGTCTAAGCCGGCCATAGCTGCGGGAAAGATTATGCTAGCAAGCGGGTATAATCCTGGAGAGGGCCTCGGATCACACGGTCAAGGTGTGCGAAAACCCATCGAAGCTCgtaaaaacttcaaaagaagagGCTTGGGATATGTCGAGAAGTGGGAGGCCATAACAACCAAGGAGGTCGTGGAAGGAATGGAGGCCGAGGTGCCCGAGGAGGCCGAGACGGGTATAGAGACCAGAGTGAACGTGTTGCCCATACTGAAGAGGACGAGCGCTATCAAAGCCCGTTTTCCCCGTTGCTGGAGGAGACGTTTCCAGGACCCCCAAGGATGTTGTTCAAGGAAGAGGAGGATATCTATGGTGTga
- the LOC104442399 gene encoding probable L-gulonolactone oxidase 6: MKTQTPPCRSKGSEMGMRGGSGTVWASLHIVVMVAATMIMSVSATPPADPIRCTSSGCTITNSYGAFPDRSTCKAGAVAYPTSEEELVWVVGNATKSKRKMKVVTRFSHSIPKLVCPDGEEGLLVSTKYMTRIVRVDQEGMRMSVEGGVTLRQLIEEAAKVGMALPYAPYWWGLTIGGMLGTGAHGSSLWGKGSALHDYVEAMRIVIPGGPGDGYARIRTLDVNTKSTHAEMNAVKVSLGVLGVIAQVTLKLQPLFKRSLTYSIKGDSNLGEQAANFGNLHEFADIIWYPSQQKVVYRIDNRTTLDASGNGLYDFIPFRATSSLTLALVRSTEELQESINDANGKCNDAKLISSTLETDAYGLTNNGIIFSGYPVIGYHNRLQSSGTCLDSPHDGLITACPWDPRVKGEFFHQTTFSIGLSMVRSFIEDIQQLVTLEPKALCGVELYNGILMRYVKASSAYLGKQEDGIDFDITYYRSKDPLSPRLYQDVLEEIEQMALFKYGALPHWGKNRNLAFDGAIKRYKKAQEFLKVKETYDPLGLFSSEWTDQVLGVKEGVSIVKDGCALEGLCICSQDAHCAPNKGYYCKPGKVYKEARVCTRTSVKAQ, translated from the exons ATGAAGACACAAACACCTCCTTGCCGAAGCAAGGGGTCCGAAATGGGGATGCGTGGTGGTTCTGGAACGGTATGGGCTTCGCTGCATATCGTGGTCATGGTCGCGGCCACCATGATCATGTCGGTGAGTGCAACCCCACCGGCAGATCCCATTAGGTGCACCTCAAGCGGCTGCACCATAACCAATTCCTATGGGGCCTTCCCGGACCGAAGCACGTGCAAAGCAGGGGCCGTGGCATACCCGACGTCGGAAGAAGAGCTCGTGTGGGTAGTGGGGAATGCGACGAAGTCcaagaggaagatgaaagtGGTGACCCGCTTCTCCCATAGCATCCCAAAGCTCGTGTGTCCGGACGGGGAGGAGGGGCTGCTGGTGAGCACCAAGTACATGACGAGGATAGTAAGGGTGGACCAAGAAGGGATGAGGATGAGCGTGGAGGGAGGGGTGACGCTGAGGCAGTTGATCGAGGAGGCGGCCAAGGTGGGAATGGCGCTGCCGTATGCGCCCTACTGGTGGGGTTTGACAATCGGAGGGATGCTGGGGACGGGCGCGCATGGCAGCTCCCTGTGGGGGAAGGGGAGTGCGCTGCACGACTACGTGGAGGCGATGCGGATAGTGATCCCCGGAGGGCCTGGAGATGGTTACGCCAGGATCAGGACGCTGGATGTGAACACAAAAAGCACTCATGCAGAGATGAACGCAGTCAAAGTGTCGCTTGGGGTTCTAGGAGTCATCGCTCAG GTAACCCTAAAGCTACAACCATTATTCAAACGATCGTTAACATACTCGATCAAGGGTGACTCAAACTTGGGAGAACAAGCGGCCAATTTCGGCAACCTACATGAGTTTGCAGACATTATCTGGTATCCAAGTCAACAAAAGGTAGTTTATCGCATTGACAATCGAACAACTCTCGATGCATCTGGCAATGGGCTCTACGATTTCATCCCATTCCGAGCCACATCTTCCCTCACTTTGGCACTAGTCAGATCCACCG AGGAACTGCAAGAGTCCATAAACGATGCCAACGGAAAATGCAACGATGCAAAGCTAATTTCTTCTACCCTCGAGACGGATGCTTACGGGTTGACAAACAACG GTATTATCTTCAGTGGATATCCCGTGATTGGGTATCACAACAGGTTGCAATCCTCAGGCACTTGTCTGGACAGTCCCCATGATGGTCTGATAACTGCTTGTCCGTGGGATCCGCGAGTCAAGGGTGAGTTCTTTCACCAAACCACGTTCAGCATCGGACTCTCTATGGTAAGGAGCTTCATCGAAGACATCCAACAACTCGTCACACTAGAGCCTAAAGCATTGTGCGGAGTTGAGCTCTACAACGGCATCCTCATGCGTTATGTCAAGGCCTCCAGTGCTTACTTGGGCAAGCAAGAGGACGGGATAGACTTCGACATCACTTACTACAGAAGCAAGGATCCGCTGAGCCCGAGACTATACCAGGATGTGCTCGAAGAAATAGAACAGATGGCGCTGTTCAAGTACGGTGCGCTACCTCACTGGGGGAAGAATAGGAATTTGGCGTTCGATGGAGCGatcaaaagatataaaaaagcCCAGGAGTTTTTGAAAGTGAAGGAGACGTATGATCCTTTGGGGCTGTTCTCTAGCGAATGGACAGACCAAGTTCTCGGCGTCAAGGAGGGGGTGAGCATAGTCAAGGATGGATGTGCGCTCGAGGGACTGTGCATTTGTTCACAGGACGCACACTGCGCACCCAACAAGGGCTACTATTGCAAGCCGGGAAAAGTTTATAAAGAGGCCAGAGTTTGTACTCGAACGAGCGTCAAAGCACAGTAG
- the LOC104442398 gene encoding 3-ketoacyl-CoA synthase 1 gives MEERPRGRDMDSIEILDNERLTAEMAFDKDSSSAVIKIRRSLPDFLQSVKLKYVKLGYGYSCDLAPVLKFVLLLPLVLAIVIHLTGLDQAHLSEVWRSPAAVLDSIDASMARACSGLFLLLLVLYVSKRTRPVYLVDFACYLPEDERKMSVESFLQMSEESGAFEEDTLQFQRRISSRSGLGDETYFPRGITSKPPNLCMEEARLEAEAVMFGAVDALLKKTGVKTEDVGILVVNCSLFNPTPSLSAMIVNHYKLRTDIKSYNLGGMGCSAGLISIDLAQNLLKANPNTYALVVSTENITLNWYFGNDKSMLLCNCIFRMGCAAVLLSNRGRDRGRSKYQLVHTVRTHRGADDRNYRCVYQKEDGQGTVGVSLAKELMTVAGEALKINITTLGPLVLPWTEQFKFFVTLVRRKVMGAKVKPYIPDFKLAFEHFCIHAGGRAVLDEIQKNMQLSDRHMEPSRMTLHRFGNTSSSSLWYELAYAEAKGRVRSGDRVWQIAFGSGFKCNSAVWKALRGTSASDCGPNNPWLHCIHRYPVPVPTGSATETTKSVARSHTSS, from the coding sequence ATGGAGGAACGTCCTAGAGGGAGAGATATGGACAGCATTGAGATTCTGGACAACGAGAGACTCACGGCGGAGATGGCCTTCGACAAGGACTCCTCCTCCGCCGTCATCAAAATCCGACGGAGCTTGCCGGACTTCCTCCAGTCCGTGAAGCTCAAGTACGTCAAGCTAGGATATGGCTACTCCTGCGACCTCGCCCCCGTACTTAAGttcgtcctcctcctccctctcgtcCTGGCCATCGTCATTCATCTCACCGGCCTGGACCAGGCCCACCTCTCCGAGGTGTGGAGAAGCCCGGCTGCCGTGCTGGACAGCATCGACGCGTCCATGGCGAGAGCCTGCTCCGGGCTCTTCTTGCTGCTCCTCGTGCTGTACGTGTCGAAGCGTACCAGGCCGGTGTATCTGGTGGACTTCGCGTGTTACCTACCGGAGGACGAGCGGAAAATGTCCGTGGAGTCGTTCCTGCAGATGAGCGAGGAAAGCGGGGCGTTCGAGGAGGACACGCTCCAGTTCCAGAGGCGGATCTCGAGCAGGTCCGGCCTAGGGGACGAAACTTACTTCCCTAGAGGGATCACGTCTAAACCCCCGAACCTGTGCATGGAGGAGGCGCGGTTGGAGGCGGAGGCCGTCATGTTCGGGGCAGTGGACGCGCTGTTGAAAAAGACGGGGGTGAAGACGGAGGACGTGGGGATACTGGTGGTGAACTGCAGCTTGTTCAACCCAACGCCGTCGCTGTCGGCCATGATCGTGAACCACTACAAGCTGAGGACGGACATAAAGAGCTACAACCTAGGGGGGATGGGATGTAGCGCCGGCCTCATATCCATAGACCTGGCCCAGAACCTGCTGAAAGCCAACCCGAACACCTACGCGCTAGTGGTGAGCACCGAGAACATCACCCTCAACTGGTACTTCGGCAACGACAAGTCGATGCTGCTGTGCAACTGCATATTCCGCATGGGTTGCGCCGCCGTGCTCCTCTCCAACAGGGGCCGGGACCGGGGGCGCTCCAAGTACCAGCTGGTGCACACGGTGCGGACCCACCGCGGGGCGGACGACCGGAACTACCGGTGCGTGTACCAGAAGGAGGACGGGCAAGGGACGGTGGGGGTGTCGCTGGCCAAGGAGCTGATGACGGTGGCAGGGGAGGCCCTCAAGATCAACATAACAACGCTGGGGCCGCTGGTGCTGCCGTGGACGGAGCAGTTCAAGTTCTTCGTGACGCTGGTGAGGAGGAAGGTGATGGGGGCCAAGGTGAAGCCCTACATCCCGGACTTCAAGCTGGCCTTCGAGCACTTCTGCATCCACGCGGGCGGGAGGGCGGTGCTAGACGAGATACAGAAGAACATGCAGCTCAGCGACCGCCACATGGAGCCGTCCCGGATGACGCTCCACCGCTTCGGCAACACGTCCAGCAGCTCCCTCTGGTACGAGCTGGCCTACGCCGAGGCCAAGGGCCGGGTCCGGAGCGGGGACAGGGTCTGGCAGATCGCCTTCGGGTCCGGTTTCAAGTGCAACAGTGCCGTCTGGAAGGCGTTGAGGGGCACCTCCGCCAGCGATTGCGGACCCAACAATCCCTGGCTCCACTGCATACATAGGTACCCTGTGCCTGTGCCCACGGGCTCCGCCACTGAAACGACAAAAAGTGTAGCCAGATCCCACACGTCCTCCTGA